The genomic DNA CACATACATTGATGTTGGGGGTAGTGCTGATTATGAAGTATAAAAATGTCATAATTAACAGGCCCAAACAACTGATCCTGGATCAGAAACCACCAGATAAATAGAATAAAAAGAGGGTGGACAAGCTAGACTCTGATCAGTTGGGCAGTAACGGAAGAGAGCAGCCAGGGGGGCATAAAGTGGCAGCTTCACAAACCCGTTTCATGACTAGTTCCGTGATGGGAGAAAGACAACGATTCACAGTTAATGACAACATCCCGTGTGGTGACTCAGTTCACAGTAATGACAGCTTCCTTCTTCCTATGTAACGACTTCCTCAGTCGTGAATTGGCCCCGACGCCATTAGGAGGCCAAGCCCAGGAGGAATCCACCCACAAACCCGCTGGACAGGACAATGTTCTTCTTGACAAACTCTGTGGCCtgcagagaggggaaggaggagagaaaacaaGCAGACTGTGGGAGGTCACCTCCAATAACTGAAGGGTTATAAGTGATAATAGATGGAAAAATAAGATTCTTATACGCAGGGTATACTTTAGTTTCTGCTTGGGAAAAATACGATTATTATACGCAGGGTATACTTTAGTTTCTGCTTGTGATAAATCCAGAAATGTGCTTTTACAGTGTGGGTTCGCTAGAGGGCGCTGTTGCTGCATTATTAGTCCATCAAATGGCTGCGGATGACTCAGGTATTTATGAACTTAGCTATTTCCCCCCAAATATGATAATTAAGTATACCTTTTTTTCTCATAAGTACATGCAATGCAAGGCACTGAGATTCAAGCGGACTGGCAATCCAATTGAATCAAAAAGCAGCTCCCACACCCAGGTACCAGTGTTGGTCTCACAGAATAAATGAACAGTTAGATAAAGGACCAATGAGCACGCACACATCTCAGACATGTTCACCTTTTAGAATCACACAATACTATAGGCACAATAGCCTACCATAAAGTTATGATTAGTCAGGCAGTGTTATTAATACCTTTACCTCCTCGAAGAAGGAGTTAATTTCAGGGGCTGCTTGCTTGGTTCTCTTCTTCAGGTGTTTCTTTGCTTTGTTCACATCCTTCTCCACTTTCTTCCAGTCCACCTGCACGTAGCCACTGTGATTCGCTATCTGCAGGAGAAGGTGCAGAAAGGAAAACGAGTGAGGATTGTTGGGTTGCATGTGAAGTGGCACTCCGTTCACGTTGTAACATATGATGTCATTGGTGTTCCTGAGTGGCGCCTTAGTTGATGTgaactaaggcactgcatctcagtgctataggcATCGCTAtagatcctggttcgattccagtctgtatcacaacttgcagtgattgggagtcccatagggcagcgcacaattggcccagcgtcttgcGGATtaggatttggccggggtaggccgtcattgtaaataagaatttgttcttaacggacttgcccagttaaataaactTTAAAAAATGGAATAGAGATGTGTATTATGTAAGTACCCAGCGTTGACTCAATACAAATATGATGCATCTCTTACCTGTAATAACAGGAACCCTCCACCTATGGCAGTTGCAGCTATCTTCCCTACTCTCTGGAACAAGTATCCTGCACacctgaatgtgagagagaggagtgacTGATAGCAGTGTTGTAGTACTCGAGTCCAGGACTCAGACTTGACTCAAGTCACAATTTTCATGGCTCAACTCTGACTGGACCAGAAGTGACTTTGTTGTCAGAAAATCTCTGATGCATAATTTAAAATATGAGGCCTACTAGCTACAACAGCAAATGTTAGAGATATCCTTAAAATGTA from Oncorhynchus clarkii lewisi isolate Uvic-CL-2024 chromosome 7, UVic_Ocla_1.0, whole genome shotgun sequence includes the following:
- the LOC139412868 gene encoding FUN14 domain-containing protein 1-like isoform X2 → MADRKEDVILSEKDEPESEDETYEVVDLTEYARRHQWWSMVFGNNSGPLAEKYSVTTQIAMGGVTGWCAGYLFQRVGKIAATAIGGGFLLLQIANHSGYVQVDWKKVEKDVNKAKKHLKKRTKQAAPEINSFFEEATEFVKKNIVLSSGFVGGFLLGLAS
- the LOC139412868 gene encoding FUN14 domain-containing protein 1-like isoform X1 — its product is MADRKEDVILSEKDEPESEDETYEVVDLTEYARRHQWWSMVFGNNSGPLAEKYSVTTQIAMGGVTGWCAGYLFQRVGKIAATAIGGGFLLLQIANHSGYVQVDWKKVEKDVNKAKKHLKKRTKQAAPEINSFFEEVKATEFVKKNIVLSSGFVGGFLLGLAS